In one Melospiza melodia melodia isolate bMelMel2 chromosome 5, bMelMel2.pri, whole genome shotgun sequence genomic region, the following are encoded:
- the RPS3A gene encoding small ribosomal subunit protein eS1, with protein MAVGKNKRLTKGGKKGAKKKVVDPFSKKDWYDVKAPAMFNIRNIGKTLVTRTQGTKIASDGLKGRVFEVSLADLQNDEVAFRKFKLITEDVQGKNCLTNFHGMDLTRDKMCSMVKKWQTMIEAHVDVKTTDGYLLRLFCVGFTKKRNNQIRKTSYAQHQQVRQIRKKMMEIMTREVQTNDLKEVVNKLIPDSIGKDIEKACQSIYPLHDVYVRKVKMLKKPKFELGKLMELHGEGGGAGKPSGDETGTKVERADGYEPPVQESV; from the exons ATGGCGGTCGGGAAGAACAAGCGCCTCACCAAGGGCGGCAAGAAGGGCGCCAAGAAGAAAGT GGTCGACCCTTTCTCCAAGAAGGACTGGTACGATGTCAAAGCACCGGCGATGTTCAATATCCGGAACATCGGGAAGACGCTTGTCACCAGGACTCAAGGAACTA aaattgcctctgatGGGCTGAAGGGCCGCGTGTTTGAGGTGAGCCTGGCTGATCTGCAGAATGATGAGGTTGCCTTCCGCAAATTCAAACTGATCACTGAGGACGTTCAGGGCAAAAATTGTCTGACCAACTTCCATGGGATGGACCTCACACGGGACAAAATGTGCTCCATGGTGAAAAAATGGCAG ACAATGATTGAAGCCCACGTGGATGTCAAGACTACGGATGGGTACCTGCTGCGCCTCTTCTGCGTGGGCTTCACCAAGAAGCGCAATAACCAAATCCGCAAGACCTCCTACGCCCAGCACCAGCAGGTCCGGCAGATCCGCAAGAAAATGATGGAGATCATGACCCGGGAGGTGCAGACCAATGACCTGAAGGAAGTTGTCAATAAGCT GATCCCAGACAGCATTGGCAAGGACATCGAGAAGGCCTGTCAGTCCATTTACCCTCTGCACGACGTCTACGTGCGCAAGGTGAAGATGCTCAAGAAGCCCAAGTTTGAAT TGGGCAAGCTGATGGAGCTGCATGGTGAAGGTGGTGGTGCTGGAAAGCCCTCTGGGGATGAGACTGGCACCAAGGTAGAGCGAGCTGATGGATATGAGCCGCCCGTGCAAGAGTCTGTGTGA
- the LOC134418982 gene encoding ribonuclease CL2-like translates to MAGWVLCMTLVLAALAGAEGETRYEKFLRQHVDSPRTSTLAAHRYCETMLARRRVTGPGRPCKPSNTFVHAPPAELVAACSQAPDPATGFQSTPNALSLTMCRLRGGDTRPPCNYRARQAQQHVRVACRDGLPVHLAGTYTAPQ, encoded by the coding sequence ATGGCGGGCTGGGTGCTGTGCATGACGCTggtgctggcagcactggcaggggcggaGGGCGAGACGCGCTACGAGAAGTTCCTGCGGCAGCACGTGGACAGCCCGCGGACGTCCACGCTGGCGGCGCACCGCTACTGCGAGACCATGCTGGCGCGGCGCCGGGTGACGGGCCCGGGCAGGCCCTGCAAGCCCTCCAACACCTTCGTGCACGCCCCTCCCGCCGAGCTGGTGGCCGCCTGCTCGCAGGCGCCCGACCCCGCGACGGGCTTCCAGAGCACGCCGAACGCGCTGAGCCTGACCATGTGCCGCCTGCGCGGCGGGGACACGCGGCCGCCGTGCAACTACCGCGCCCGGCAGGCCCAGCAGCACGTGCGCGTGGCCTGCCGCGACGGGCTGCCCGTGCACCTGGCCGGCACCTACACGGCCCCGCAGTGA
- the PRAG1 gene encoding inactive tyrosine-protein kinase PRAG1 — translation MQNEQWRAVQKTQWALSLLSLTHEDLKMSACSDFVEHVWKPGSCKNCFNPKSSHRLQTPPDVGACGVLPDGARTKPESLVLEDEGITTSPFSKPTIAVKPTMINSDVSDAWADVNMNADLSQVSWGMISGKQLLLKSGDAQRICLDNFGNGGVRKPFLHNQPSDCLSCCPPSYSMVGLRGLESRVERNVSVHSLVLVGEVGKQEDRAKDKFALPHQVPCTNPSALGDRSTTNSSRNTSPQAREGAAIPSGRDCGHISSILESEGGEYCSITNCHKEHPVPWEPCCTEEKAAQCEKESPTPSGWRQRDAPEIPRPSGRAVKFSEEERRAVNVAFCITKDQSDPLPYALCSDRKNLALHAEPATLPETTGSCKAAALALSREDEELPLPGEPSVTGGPRAEGSSIPQQALVEPQRPRLAEPAHGDPIYAESTKRRKAQLKAVGSQAKAEKLAHGTAKEKADGLWRDGGWALGGEKEHQDSTGQVAAKITIMTAHTEDDHKTIFLSSPDSAVGVQWPCISPTSHPDFGTSSPAIESGQIFQASGCENSTRFHLAAPVKTSLTESPAIPPKMSKNSQPGSEGSRVPPVSSHVGRFGDDNSHDGAGAQLLPRSCTDTGAFGVTPSPCTHGNGVSVEESSRGLAGSSYDRKQKYYNPTWTKQGRIEEEEEQEEEPEVSNHSWTGGAESGRAGADFVDDSPILEGQTGMTKSSSFSFDFPKDKSNGVEFAPPPPPPKKQSRHALKMNPSNTELERVSNSSAESLSPPFRSAHVSFTAGSSDSLDSDTQTGSDGRHSSEPNHSPPPAESQVFPSVPFLSVSAEDGPSSVPSCPPPLPQKKTVIRTVSSPDGFFGGQASSGKAAGAASPRLNVSHSESNMCLREEPPFIHPASLGGRPGAFSSSESLEKSSKGSSYWGSSATKSTGPSRTLQSLSSSQLSVSSQVSSASSLHNLLSNMDSKEGVYSKLGALYAESLRRLVAKCEDCFMREQKNELHFSENNWSLFKLTCNKPCCDSGDAIYYCATCSKDPSTTYAVKICKTQESKAAASYCSPAVPVHFNIQQDCGHFVASVPSSMLLASDVGKSMAGDGFHPSRSASEHDCVVVITREVPSQTTADFVRDSVMLHQAKPELYERRVCFLLLQLCNGLEHLKEHGIIHRDLCLENLLLVPCMPPMSCVKAKDDKHLPRLIISNFLKAKQKTGTGDSKLKKSQARLAPEIVSASQYKKFDEFQTGILIYELLHQPNPFEEKVHLREQEYSPEDLPALPSLSIYSRGLQQLAHLLLEADPIKRVRITEAKRMLQCLLWGPRKDLVEQPHSHEESLRQVLQNWVDMKRALLMMKFAERAVDTERSVELEDWLCCQYLASAEPASLLHTLKLLQLL, via the exons ATGCAAAATGAGCAGTGGAGGGCAGTGCAGAAGACGCAGTGGGCTCTCAGTCTGCTCAGTCTGACCCACGAGGATTTGAAGATGTCTGCGTGCAGTGACTTTGTGGAACACGTTTGGAAGCCCGGCTCCTGCAAAAACTGCTTCAACCCGAAGAGTTCCCATCGGCTGCAAACACCCCCGGACGTGGGAGCTTGTGGCGTGCTCCCGGATGGAGCTAGGACCAAGCCCGAGAGCCTCGTGTTGGAAGACGAAGGTATAACTACTTCCCCCTTCTCAAAGCCAACAATTGCTGTGAAGCCAACAATGATAAACTCGGATGTTTCTGACGCGTGGGCGGATGTGAATATGAACGCAGATCTGTCACAG GTCAGTTGGGGCATGATTTCTGGCAAGCAACTCCTCCTGAAATCAGGAGATGCACAGCGCATCTGCCTTGACAATTTTGGCAATGGTGGTGTGAGAAAACCTTTCCTTCACAACCAGCCCAGCGACTGCTTGTCTTGCTGTCCTCCCAGCTACTCCATGGTGGGTCTGCGTGGCCTGGAGAGTCGAGTGGAGAGAAACGTCTCCGTCCACAGCCTGGTGCTTGTGGGtgaggtgggcaagcaggaggacAGAGCTAAAGACAAGTTTGCCCTGCCTCATCAGGTCCCCTGCACTAATCCATCTGCCTTGGGGGACAGGAGCACCACTAACTCCAGCAGAAACACTTCTCCCCAAGCCAGAGAAGGAGCGGCAATCCCTTCAGGGCGTGACTGTGGTCACATCTCCTCCATCTTGGAAAGCGAAGGGGGCGAGTACTGTTCAATCACAAACTGCCACAAAGAGCACCCCGTCCCATGGGAGCCCTGTTGCACAGAGGAAAAGGCTGCACAGTGTGAGAAAGAGAGTCCCACTCCCAGCGGGTGGAGGCAGCGGGATGCTCCCGAGATTCCAAGGCCAAGTGGCCGGGCAGTCAAGTTCAGCGAAGAGGAGCGCAGAGCTGTGAACGTGGCCTTCTGCATCACGAAAGACCAGAGTGATCCTCTTCCCTATGCCCTGTGTTCAGACAGGAAAAACCTGGCTCTCCATGCTGAGCCTGCCACCCTCCCTGAGACCACGGGGAGCTGCAAGGCGGCTGCCCTTGCTTTGTCCCGGGAGGATGAGGAGTTGCCTCTCCCCGGGGAGCCCTCTGTCACTGGCGGCCCCCGTGCTGAGGGCTCAAGCATCCCTCAGCAGGCTCTGGTGGAGCCGCAGCGCCCTCGCCTCGCCGAGCCAGCCCACGGTGATCCCATCTATGCCGAGAGCACCAAGAGGAGGAAGGCACAGCTGAAGGCTGTTGGCAGCCAGGCAAAAGCGGAGAAGCTGGCCCACGGCACTGCCAAGGAGAAAGCTGATGGGTTGTGGAGGGATGGTGGCTGGGCTTTGGGAGGTGAGAAGGAGCACCAGGACTCCACTGGCCAGGTGGCAGCAAAGATAACTATAATGACAGCACACACTGAGGATGATCACAAGACAATATTCCTCAGCAGCCCTGACTCAGCAGTAGGAGTGCAGTGGCCATGTATCAGCCCCACTTCCCACCCTGATTTTGGGACTTCATCACCTGCTATTGAGTCTGGACAGATTTTTCAAGCATCTGGATGTGAAAACAGCACAAGATTTCATCTGGCAGCTCCTGTCAAGACCTCACTTACTGAGAGTCCAGCCATCCCCCCAAAGATGTCCAAAAACAGCCAGCCAGGCAGCGAGGGGAGCCGTGTGCCCCCCGTCAGCTCCCACGTGGGAAGGTTTGGTGATGACAACAGCCATGATGGAGCTGGTGCTCAGCTGCTCCCAAGGAGCTGTACTGATACAGGTGCCTTTGGGGTGACCCCTTCCCCCTGCACTCATGGGAATGGGGTCTCTGTGGAGGAGTCCAGTAGAGGCCTGGCAGGCTCATCCTATGACAGGAAGCAGAAATACTATAACCCAACGTGGACCAAGCAGGGCCGaatagaggaggaggaggagcaggaggaggagccagAGGTCTCAAACCACTCGTGGACAGGAGGAGCTGAGAGTGGAAGAGCTGGTGCCGACTTTGTGGATGACAGCCCGATACTGGAGGGCCAGACTGGAATGACCAAatcttcttccttctcctttgaTTTCCCTAAAGACAAGAGCAATGGTGTGGAGTTTgcaccgccgccaccgccgccgaaAAAGCAGTCTAG GCACGCTCTGAAAATGAACCCAAGTAACACTGAGTTGGAGAGAGtgagcaacagctctgcagagagcctcAGCCCACCCTTCAGGAGTGCCCACGTCAGCTTCACGGCCGGCTCCAGCGACAGCCTCGACTCGGACACGCAGACCGGCAGCGATGGCA GACACTCATCTGAGCCGAACCACTCACCCCCTCCAGCTGAGAGCCAAGTGTTTCCCTCTGTccctttcctttctgtttctgcTGAGGATGGTccctcctctgtccccagctgcccgCCCCCTCTGCCCCAGAAGAAGACAGTGATCAGAACCGTGTCTTCTCCAGATGGCTTTTTTGGGGGACAGGCATCTTCAGGCAAAGCagctggtgctgccagccccaggctgaaTGTCAGCCATTCTGAGAGCAATATGTGCCTCCGAGAGGAGCCTCCCTTCATCCACCCAGCCAGCCTGGGGGGACGCCCTGGTGCCTTCTCCTCCTCCGAGTCCCTGGAGAAGAGCTCCAAAGGAAGCAGCTACTGGGGCTCCAGCGCCACCAAGAGCACAGGGCCCAGCAGAACCCTCCAGTCCCTCTCCTCCTCGCAGCTCAGCGTGTCCAGTCAGGTGTCCTCGGCCTCCAGCCTCCACAACCTCCTGAGCAACATGGACAGCAAGGAGGGGGTGTACAGCAAGCTGGGGGCGCTGTACGCCGAGTCCCTGCGCCGCCTGGTCGCCAAGTGCGAGGACTGCTTCATGCGGGAGCAGAAGAACGAGCTGCACTTCAGCGAGAACAACTGGTCCCTCTTCAAGCTGACGTGCAACAAGCCCTGCTGTGACTCGGGGGACGCCATTTATTACTGTGCCACTTGCTCCAAGGACCCTTCTACGACCTATGCTGTGAAG ATTTGTAAAACCCAGGAGTCCAAGGCAGCTGCTTCGtactgcagccctgcagtgccagttcACTTCAACATCCAGCAGGACTGTGGGCATTTTGTGGCCTCCGTCCCCTCCAGCATGCTGCTGGCCTCAGATGTGGGGAAAAGCATGGCTGGAGATGGCTTCCATCCTTCCCGCAGTGCCAGCGAGCATGACTGCGTGGTGGTCATCACCCGCGAGGTGCCGAGCCAGACCACCGCCGACTTCGTGAGGGACTCAGTGATGCTGCACCAGGCCAAGCCGGAGCTGTACGAACGCCGCGTTTGcttcctgctcctccagctctgcaATGGCTTGGAGCATCTCAAAGAGCATGGCATCATCCATCGTGACCTCTGTCTGGAGAACCTCCTGCTTGTGCCCTGCATGCCCCCCATGAGCTGTGTGAAAGCCAAAGATGACAAACACTTGCCCCGCCTCATCATCAGCAATTTCTTGAAAGCTAAACAGAAGACTGGAACTGGAGACTCCAAGCTGAAGAAGAGCCAGGCCCGGCTGGCCCCGGAGATTGTGTCGGCTTCTCAGTACAAGAAGTTTGATGAGTTTCAGACTGGTATTCTCATCTATGAACTGCTGCACCAGCCCAACCCTTTTGAGGAGAAGGTGCACCTCAGGGAGCAGGAGTACAGCCCTGAGgacctccctgctctgcccagcctgtccaTCTACTCCCGGGGACTCCAGCAGCTGGCCCACCTACTGCTGGAAGCAGATCCCATCAAGCGTGTGCGGATCACCGAGGCCAAGCGGATGCTGCAGTGTCTGCTTTGGGGGCCCCGAAAAGACCTCGTGGAGCAGCCCCATAGCCACGAGGAAAGCCTGCGCCAGGTGCTGCAGAACTGGGTGGACATGAAGCGTGCCCTGCTCATGATGAAGTTTGCAGAGAGGGCCGTGGACACGGAGCGGAGCGTTGAACTGGaggactggctgtgctgccagtaCTTGGCATCTGCTGAGCCGGCCTCCCTCTTGCACACATTAaaactgctgcagctgctctga